A stretch of the Arthrobacter stackebrandtii genome encodes the following:
- a CDS encoding molybdopterin-dependent oxidoreductase, translating into MGKRSTTTRHSNWRSMAAGSLTGIVAAGSLFAVAELASAFSGPAASPLASVGSTFIDFTPAWLKNFAIATFGTNDKLVLLISMVVAAAVLAAAAGVVAQHKPRAGAAMVLGFAVVMGLCITTRAGAGAFDLVPLLLGTAAGLWVLRYLTAAAAGHSTNSRPPAESSTAAGATAALGQGDASSPSRRAFLLRSAAVAGVAVVVGFGGTLLSTARNTAVAVRESLKLPAPKSKAAPLPAGVQAPVEGITPFVTPNSDFYRIDTALIVPEIDPANWELRVHGMVENEFTLSFDELLAAELVESHVTLTCVSNVVGGNLAGNAKWLGYPLREVLARAKPTAGADMVLSTSIDGFSASTPLPVLQDGRDALLAVGMNGEPLPLEHGFPVRMVVPGLYGFVSATKWVVDLEVTTFAEKAGYWTSRGWSSHGPIKTASRIEVPRALARVPAGKVAIGGSAWAQTTGISKVEVRIDDGGWQRAELAAEASVDTWRQWSYSWDGAVSGTHKVQVRAYDSQARLQIEEQAPPEPDGSTGWHSITFTVA; encoded by the coding sequence ATGGGCAAGCGAAGCACCACCACACGGCACAGCAACTGGCGCAGCATGGCAGCAGGATCACTCACGGGCATCGTCGCGGCAGGCAGCCTCTTTGCTGTGGCAGAGCTGGCATCGGCCTTCTCTGGGCCTGCAGCGTCCCCACTGGCCTCGGTGGGGTCAACGTTCATCGATTTCACCCCGGCGTGGCTGAAGAACTTTGCCATCGCCACCTTTGGCACCAACGACAAGCTCGTGTTGCTGATCTCCATGGTCGTTGCAGCGGCAGTGCTGGCGGCGGCGGCTGGCGTGGTGGCACAGCACAAGCCCAGGGCCGGCGCTGCCATGGTGCTGGGTTTCGCCGTCGTCATGGGCTTGTGCATCACCACCCGAGCCGGTGCCGGCGCCTTTGACCTTGTCCCGCTCCTGCTCGGCACCGCGGCCGGCCTCTGGGTCCTGCGTTATCTCACGGCTGCCGCTGCCGGACACTCCACCAACTCGCGACCACCGGCGGAAAGCTCGACGGCGGCAGGAGCCACAGCGGCTCTCGGCCAGGGGGATGCCTCCTCACCCAGCAGACGCGCGTTCCTGTTGCGTTCGGCAGCGGTGGCCGGCGTGGCCGTCGTCGTCGGTTTTGGCGGGACACTGCTCTCCACTGCCCGGAACACGGCGGTGGCGGTGCGCGAGTCGCTGAAGCTGCCGGCACCGAAGTCCAAGGCCGCCCCGCTGCCCGCGGGCGTTCAGGCCCCGGTGGAGGGTATAACCCCGTTTGTCACACCCAACAGCGACTTTTACCGCATCGACACGGCCTTGATTGTGCCTGAAATTGACCCGGCCAACTGGGAGCTGCGCGTCCATGGGATGGTGGAGAATGAGTTCACCCTGAGCTTTGACGAGCTTCTGGCCGCCGAGCTCGTTGAGTCCCATGTGACCCTGACCTGTGTTTCCAACGTGGTGGGCGGGAATCTGGCTGGCAACGCCAAATGGCTAGGCTATCCGCTGCGGGAGGTCCTGGCCCGCGCCAAGCCAACAGCCGGGGCCGACATGGTGCTCTCCACCAGCATTGACGGCTTCAGCGCTTCCACCCCACTGCCGGTGTTGCAAGACGGCCGGGACGCACTGCTGGCTGTCGGCATGAACGGCGAACCGCTGCCCCTGGAACACGGCTTTCCGGTCCGCATGGTGGTGCCGGGACTGTACGGTTTTGTTTCCGCCACCAAATGGGTCGTGGACCTGGAAGTGACAACGTTCGCCGAGAAGGCCGGTTATTGGACGTCCCGCGGCTGGTCGTCCCACGGACCCATCAAGACCGCATCCAGGATCGAGGTGCCGCGGGCGCTGGCCCGGGTCCCGGCAGGAAAGGTCGCCATCGGCGGCAGCGCCTGGGCCCAAACCACGGGGATCTCCAAGGTTGAGGTCAGGATTGACGATGGCGGTTGGCAACGTGCGGAGCTGGCTGCGGAAGCGTCGGTGGACACTTGGCGGCAGTGGTCCTACTCCTGGGACGGCGCAGTGTCCGGCACCCACAAGGTGCAGGTGCGCGCCTATGACAGCCAGGCCCGGTTGCAAATCGAAGAGCAGGCCCCGCCGGAGCCCGACGGCTCAACGGGCTGGCATTCCATAACGTTCACGGTGGCGTAG
- a CDS encoding queuosine precursor transporter — MTSPLQSNASATPPRTTGPETGKSTTPAPAPGAAFAAVGSPYFGILLACMAVIVILSNIGASKGVQFGPIITDGGFFLFPFAYILGDVISELYGFKVNRKAILTTFALSIFASLCYWVIIALPGFTDDYGVAKQAALTEALGPVPQIVLASLLAFLAGQTVNSWIMVRLKAHHGERKLWMRLMGSSGAGEFLDTLIFCAVAAPVIGIVGFGMFANYVLVGFVYKVGVQYALIPVTALAIRWFKRHEPSYVEAVPAA; from the coding sequence ATGACGTCCCCGCTGCAAAGCAATGCTTCGGCAACCCCTCCCCGCACCACCGGCCCAGAGACCGGGAAATCCACGACCCCCGCCCCGGCACCCGGTGCCGCCTTTGCCGCCGTCGGGAGCCCCTACTTTGGGATTCTCCTGGCATGCATGGCCGTGATTGTGATCCTGTCCAACATTGGCGCCTCCAAGGGCGTGCAGTTTGGCCCCATCATCACCGACGGCGGCTTCTTCCTGTTCCCCTTCGCGTACATCCTGGGCGATGTGATCAGCGAACTGTACGGCTTCAAGGTCAACCGCAAGGCCATCCTCACCACCTTTGCCCTGTCCATTTTCGCCTCCCTTTGCTACTGGGTGATCATCGCCCTGCCCGGCTTCACCGACGACTACGGCGTGGCCAAGCAGGCCGCCCTGACCGAGGCGCTGGGCCCGGTCCCGCAAATTGTGCTGGCGAGCCTGCTGGCGTTTTTGGCCGGCCAGACCGTCAACTCCTGGATCATGGTCCGGCTCAAGGCGCACCACGGCGAGCGGAAGCTGTGGATGCGGCTCATGGGCTCCAGCGGCGCCGGCGAGTTCCTGGACACCTTGATCTTCTGCGCCGTCGCAGCCCCCGTCATTGGGATCGTGGGCTTTGGCATGTTCGCGAACTACGTGCTGGTGGGCTTCGTCTACAAGGTGGGCGTGCAGTACGCGCTGATCCCCGTCACCGCGCTGGCAATCCGCTGGTTCAAGCGCCACGAGCCCTCCTACGTGGAGGCCGTCCCAGCCGCGTAG
- a CDS encoding anti-sigma factor: MEQQLHLLTGSYALNALGETERGDFERYALTDPQTLEEVRSLSETAALLAYGTPTEAPPAALKAEIMAAIRNTRQLPAASVVRDISTATGTPAQSRRNHVARGRATERPQTADGTIKRRVPVLSAAAALVLFAGVGLGGWVAGQAATQRDMEQKLVAIAAQQQAAQTQQEAMLGIVSSPDAKIATTALSDGGSVTVASSSEANKAAVMVQNLPALPSGKTYELWFISAAGAVPAGLMSTTDPTVAGMQVLNGPLGGATHVGITVEPAGGSAAPTSTPIVVQEL; this comes from the coding sequence ATGGAACAACAATTGCATTTACTGACCGGCTCCTACGCCTTGAACGCCCTGGGCGAGACGGAACGGGGAGACTTCGAACGCTACGCGTTGACTGACCCCCAGACATTGGAGGAAGTCCGCAGCCTGAGCGAAACGGCCGCACTGCTGGCCTACGGCACTCCCACTGAAGCCCCGCCCGCTGCATTGAAGGCGGAGATCATGGCGGCGATTCGCAACACCAGACAGCTTCCGGCAGCCTCCGTGGTGCGCGATATTTCCACCGCGACGGGTACTCCGGCACAATCAAGGCGAAATCATGTGGCGCGCGGCCGCGCAACTGAGCGCCCGCAAACCGCCGACGGCACGATAAAGCGCCGGGTTCCTGTGCTCAGCGCCGCGGCGGCACTGGTGCTCTTTGCCGGCGTCGGCCTGGGCGGTTGGGTCGCCGGACAAGCCGCAACGCAGCGGGACATGGAACAAAAACTTGTTGCCATCGCGGCACAACAGCAGGCTGCACAAACCCAACAAGAAGCCATGTTGGGCATCGTCAGCTCTCCCGATGCCAAGATCGCCACCACGGCGCTTTCGGACGGCGGCTCCGTGACAGTTGCCTCCTCAAGCGAGGCGAACAAGGCTGCCGTCATGGTCCAGAATTTGCCTGCGCTGCCCTCCGGCAAAACATATGAATTGTGGTTCATTTCGGCGGCCGGCGCCGTTCCGGCAGGGCTCATGTCCACCACCGATCCCACCGTTGCCGGCATGCAGGTGCTCAACGGGCCCCTGGGCGGGGCAACCCATGTCGGCATCACGGTGGAACCTGCCGGCGGTTCCGCTGCCCCCACCTCCACCCCCATAGTGGTGCAGGAGCTCTAA
- the tgt gene encoding tRNA guanosine(34) transglycosylase Tgt yields MPSPDNMPELLVSAPATTPGQAPAAAPGTDPGHPASQAEFGFAVTTRLNETCAPSAAAIEQNGGKFQGRTGVITTPHGIIKTPAFIAVGTKATVKAVLPESMEDLGAQALLSNAYHLYLQPGADILDAAGGLGKFMNWQGPTFTDSGGFQVMSLGSGFKKVINMDAVAASPHAGADDSVAVGKERLAHIDDDGVWFKSHLNGDMHRFTPEVSMQVQHQIGADIMFAFDELTTLLNSRGYQEMSLERTRLWALRCIEEHFRLTEERTGKPYQALFGVIQGAQYEDLRRKASHDLGEMNFDGFGIGGALEKENLGTIVRWCAEELPEDKPRHLLGISEPDDIFTAIENGADTFDCVSPTRVARTSAFYTPDGRFNLSGAKYKRDFTPLSEECDCYTCENYTRAYIHHLFKAKEMLSSTLVSIHNESFVVKMVDDARLAIEDGTFFEFKAETLRRYYPNR; encoded by the coding sequence ATGCCCTCCCCTGACAACATGCCTGAGCTCCTTGTGTCCGCGCCCGCCACCACCCCCGGCCAGGCACCCGCCGCAGCGCCGGGCACCGACCCCGGCCATCCGGCGTCGCAGGCGGAATTTGGCTTTGCAGTCACCACGCGCCTGAACGAGACCTGCGCACCGAGCGCGGCGGCGATCGAGCAAAACGGGGGCAAGTTCCAGGGCCGCACGGGCGTCATCACCACACCCCACGGCATCATCAAGACCCCTGCGTTCATCGCCGTGGGCACCAAGGCCACAGTGAAGGCCGTGCTGCCGGAGTCCATGGAGGACCTTGGCGCGCAGGCACTGCTCTCCAACGCCTACCACCTGTACCTCCAGCCCGGCGCGGACATCCTCGACGCTGCCGGCGGCCTGGGCAAGTTCATGAACTGGCAGGGCCCCACCTTCACCGACAGCGGCGGCTTCCAGGTCATGAGCCTGGGCTCGGGCTTCAAGAAGGTCATCAACATGGACGCCGTGGCCGCCTCACCGCACGCCGGAGCCGACGATTCCGTGGCCGTGGGCAAGGAGCGCCTGGCGCACATTGACGACGACGGCGTCTGGTTCAAGTCGCACCTGAACGGGGACATGCACCGCTTCACCCCCGAGGTTTCCATGCAGGTCCAGCACCAGATCGGGGCCGACATCATGTTCGCCTTCGACGAGCTGACCACGCTGCTGAACTCCCGCGGCTACCAGGAAATGTCCCTCGAACGCACCCGCCTCTGGGCGCTGCGCTGCATCGAAGAACACTTCCGCCTGACCGAGGAGCGCACCGGAAAGCCGTACCAGGCGCTGTTCGGCGTCATCCAGGGCGCCCAGTACGAGGACCTGCGCCGCAAGGCCTCCCACGACCTCGGCGAAATGAACTTTGACGGCTTCGGCATCGGCGGGGCCCTCGAGAAGGAAAACCTGGGCACTATTGTGCGCTGGTGCGCCGAGGAACTGCCCGAGGACAAGCCGCGCCACCTGCTGGGCATCTCCGAACCGGATGACATCTTCACCGCGATCGAGAACGGCGCGGACACCTTCGACTGTGTCTCCCCCACCCGCGTGGCCCGCACCTCCGCGTTCTACACCCCGGACGGGCGCTTCAACCTCTCCGGCGCCAAGTACAAGCGCGACTTCACCCCGCTGTCGGAGGAATGCGACTGCTACACCTGCGAAAACTACACGCGCGCCTACATCCACCACCTGTTCAAGGCCAAGGAAATGCTCTCCTCCACCCTGGTCTCGATCCACAACGAGAGCTTCGTGGTCAAGATGGTCGACGACGCCCGCCTCGCCATCGAGGACGGCACCTTCTTCGAGTTCAAGGCCGAGACCCTGCGCCGCTACTACCCCAACCGTTAG
- a CDS encoding SRPBCC family protein has protein sequence MATNQLSVLINADAEQVWLMLREPARIAQWHGWDMDGLDEEIRQIYDSNVVESGDHLRLTLEMGDVFTLEPQPDGTLLTMTRGVATGEWAKYDPDITEGWTMFLQQLKFALERHPKTARRTFYVDGASSANTNLWDALGIDTGWLPDPGEPYELTLATGATLSGKVWYRTDSQLGLTVEDYAEHGDGLLILARQSRLEGIREHPGAQVIATTYGLGAADFDAIGSQWDAFMETHFPDE, from the coding sequence ATGGCGACTAACCAGCTCTCGGTCCTCATCAACGCCGATGCCGAACAGGTCTGGCTCATGCTCCGCGAGCCGGCCCGCATTGCGCAGTGGCACGGCTGGGACATGGACGGCCTGGACGAGGAAATCCGGCAGATCTACGACTCCAACGTGGTCGAGAGCGGCGACCACCTGCGCCTGACGCTGGAAATGGGCGACGTCTTTACGCTGGAACCGCAGCCTGACGGCACGCTGCTGACCATGACGCGCGGCGTGGCAACGGGCGAATGGGCCAAGTATGACCCCGACATCACGGAGGGCTGGACCATGTTCCTCCAGCAGTTGAAGTTCGCCCTGGAACGGCATCCGAAGACGGCGCGGCGCACCTTTTACGTTGACGGTGCCAGCTCCGCGAACACCAACTTGTGGGACGCCCTGGGCATCGACACCGGCTGGCTTCCGGATCCGGGCGAACCATATGAGCTCACGCTGGCCACGGGCGCCACACTGTCGGGCAAGGTCTGGTACCGCACCGATTCGCAGCTGGGCCTGACGGTGGAGGACTACGCAGAGCACGGCGACGGGCTGCTGATTTTGGCCAGGCAGTCGCGGCTGGAGGGCATCCGCGAACATCCGGGGGCACAGGTTATCGCCACCACGTACGGCCTGGGCGCAGCGGACTTCGACGCGATCGGCAGCCAGTGGGATGCCTTCATGGAGACCCATTTCCCGGACGAATAG
- a CDS encoding VOC family protein, with product MLRVRPVHFTSDLDGYAAQLEDQGLKCVENHGDWRVFDSGNGKVGIHQADAGSPMDGATELGFEVRDHEIFVRRTLEDGTQAEVVDSRHGGTARVTAPGGFNFLADPVTDLSLPTGGPLAVTAVWHTPDTAAAEKVLADIGAKFVQHRADGGSLFRAKNGGFVATIKGGSNAVELEISRDLDGGGSEQ from the coding sequence ATGCTGCGCGTCCGCCCCGTCCACTTCACATCCGATCTCGACGGCTACGCCGCCCAGTTGGAAGACCAGGGCCTCAAATGCGTGGAAAACCACGGCGACTGGCGCGTCTTTGACTCCGGCAACGGCAAGGTGGGCATCCACCAGGCTGATGCCGGCAGCCCCATGGACGGCGCCACCGAGCTGGGCTTCGAGGTGCGCGACCACGAAATCTTTGTCCGCCGCACGCTAGAGGACGGAACACAGGCGGAGGTGGTGGATTCCCGCCACGGCGGCACGGCCCGCGTCACGGCGCCCGGAGGGTTCAATTTTCTGGCCGACCCCGTCACGGACCTCAGCCTCCCCACGGGCGGGCCACTTGCCGTCACGGCTGTCTGGCACACCCCGGACACCGCTGCCGCCGAAAAGGTCCTGGCCGACATCGGCGCGAAATTTGTGCAGCACCGTGCGGACGGCGGATCACTGTTCCGGGCCAAGAACGGCGGTTTCGTGGCGACAATCAAGGGTGGGTCGAACGCCGTCGAACTTGAAATCAGCCGCGACCTGGACGGTGGGGGCAGCGAACAGTGA
- a CDS encoding alpha/beta hydrolase has protein sequence MTSWQQDILGPDFEQLTLDLLEGSPATLVRYAGHAPKWEPSSLTGADILYVHGWSDYFFQRELAEFWHRAGANFYALDLHNYGRSLRPGQVPGQVASLNEYDGDIAAALSAMGRAVPAEGDAAPPVPARAADQQTFERAFLEEARQRLSAAFDALAGRERTEVPEPVPGVRPLVLLGHSTGGLTLSLWAARHPGAAAAVVLNSPWLEFQASEVGRAVVAPLIQARSRFKPHAPLPQIDPGFYTRAVSKKFDGEWEYESQWRPDHGFPVTPSFLNAVFQGQATVARGLGIDVPVLVMLSDKSYLQPKWSSDALAADVVLNVDSVARRSLELGPAVTLQRITGAFHDVFLSPGTVRAQAYAGMGRWVEAALNTDSRRLWDQRTRPGQAQVGQAAG, from the coding sequence ATGACCTCTTGGCAGCAAGACATCCTCGGCCCGGACTTTGAACAGCTCACCCTTGACCTGCTCGAGGGCTCCCCCGCCACCCTGGTGAGGTACGCAGGCCATGCCCCTAAATGGGAGCCGTCGTCGCTGACCGGGGCCGACATCCTCTACGTCCACGGCTGGTCCGACTACTTTTTTCAGCGCGAACTTGCCGAATTCTGGCACCGCGCGGGTGCCAACTTCTACGCCCTGGATCTGCACAACTACGGCCGCAGCCTGCGCCCCGGGCAGGTTCCCGGCCAGGTGGCCTCGCTCAACGAGTACGACGGCGACATTGCGGCGGCGCTGTCGGCGATGGGGCGCGCCGTGCCCGCAGAAGGTGACGCGGCGCCGCCGGTCCCGGCCCGGGCCGCCGACCAGCAAACTTTTGAACGGGCCTTTCTGGAGGAGGCCCGGCAACGGCTCAGCGCCGCCTTCGACGCCCTGGCTGGGCGGGAACGCACCGAGGTGCCGGAACCGGTTCCCGGTGTCCGGCCTCTGGTCCTGTTGGGCCATTCAACCGGCGGGCTGACCCTGAGCCTGTGGGCCGCCCGGCACCCGGGTGCGGCGGCCGCCGTCGTGCTCAACAGCCCCTGGCTGGAATTCCAGGCCAGCGAGGTGGGGCGGGCCGTGGTGGCCCCGCTGATCCAGGCGCGGTCGCGGTTCAAGCCCCATGCCCCGCTGCCGCAGATCGATCCCGGCTTTTACACGCGGGCGGTGTCCAAGAAGTTTGATGGCGAGTGGGAGTATGAGTCCCAATGGCGCCCGGACCACGGATTCCCGGTGACGCCGTCCTTTTTGAATGCCGTGTTTCAGGGCCAGGCGACAGTGGCTCGCGGGCTGGGCATCGACGTTCCTGTGCTTGTCATGCTGTCCGACAAAAGCTACCTGCAGCCGAAGTGGTCGTCGGACGCGCTCGCGGCAGACGTGGTGCTGAACGTTGATTCGGTGGCGCGGCGGAGCCTGGAACTCGGGCCCGCCGTGACACTGCAGCGGATCACCGGAGCCTTCCACGACGTGTTCCTCTCGCCCGGAACCGTGCGGGCGCAGGCCTATGCCGGGATGGGGCGGTGGGTGGAGGCGGCATTGAACACCGACTCGCGGCGGTTGTGGGACCAACGGACCCGGCCCGGGCAGGCGCAGGTGGGGCAGGCTGCCGGATAG
- a CDS encoding DUF2127 domain-containing protein yields the protein MKITQKFDWWARLFYVGIIVKGLDGVLELIAGTLLLFTAPDRIRQLAILVTQPELTEDPNDFIATHILRGADSLTDHVVLFTAFYLLAHGIVKVVLVAALLRNKLWAYPWMIVVLAIFILYQFYQLAVTPSAGLVALTLFDILIVVLTWHEYRRHRTRLGQKDGTA from the coding sequence GTGAAAATTACTCAAAAATTCGACTGGTGGGCCCGGCTTTTCTACGTCGGCATCATCGTCAAGGGCCTCGACGGCGTCCTGGAACTCATTGCCGGCACGCTTCTGCTCTTCACCGCACCGGACAGGATCAGGCAGCTGGCCATCCTTGTCACCCAGCCGGAACTGACGGAGGATCCCAACGACTTCATCGCGACCCACATCCTTCGTGGCGCCGACAGCCTGACCGACCATGTTGTCCTCTTCACCGCCTTCTACCTGCTGGCCCACGGCATTGTGAAAGTGGTGCTCGTGGCCGCGCTGCTTCGTAATAAGTTATGGGCGTATCCGTGGATGATCGTCGTCTTGGCCATCTTCATCCTGTACCAGTTCTACCAGCTGGCCGTGACGCCGTCGGCGGGGCTGGTGGCACTGACGCTGTTCGATATTCTGATTGTGGTGCTCACCTGGCACGAATACCGCCGGCACCGAACACGGCTTGGGCAAAAGGACGGCACGGCATGA
- a CDS encoding YdeI/OmpD-associated family protein: MAELPELLLPDAAAWREWLVEHHAASLGVRLVLHKKGGTVTELTYAAALDEALCFGWIDGVAGKRDDGSHLRRFTPRTRRSIWSKINTGHYERLCEEGRMRPAGTAAADAAKADGRWEIAYSGQADAQVPDDLAEAISASPAAQAMFDVLTSVNRYALIYRTTSVKTPAVRASKIAGFVQMLEAGETPYPQKRRPA; the protein is encoded by the coding sequence ATGGCTGAACTCCCTGAACTTCTGTTGCCCGATGCTGCTGCCTGGCGAGAATGGCTCGTTGAACACCACGCTGCAAGCCTCGGCGTCCGCCTCGTCCTGCACAAGAAGGGCGGCACCGTCACGGAGCTGACTTACGCGGCCGCGCTGGATGAGGCGCTGTGCTTCGGCTGGATCGACGGGGTGGCCGGCAAACGCGATGACGGCAGCCACCTGCGGCGATTCACGCCCCGGACGCGCAGAAGTATTTGGTCAAAGATTAACACCGGGCACTATGAGCGGCTCTGCGAGGAGGGCCGCATGCGCCCGGCCGGGACGGCAGCCGCCGACGCAGCGAAGGCAGACGGCCGATGGGAAATTGCATACTCCGGGCAGGCGGATGCCCAGGTCCCGGATGATCTTGCCGAGGCGATTTCGGCCAGTCCAGCGGCGCAGGCCATGTTCGACGTGCTTACCTCGGTCAACCGATATGCCCTTATTTACCGCACCACCTCGGTCAAGACCCCGGCCGTCCGGGCGTCAAAGATCGCCGGATTTGTGCAAATGCTCGAGGCTGGCGAAACGCCATATCCGCAAAAACGCCGCCCCGCGTAG
- a CDS encoding NUDIX hydrolase family protein, with amino-acid sequence MSVRTPDPYPGWLSPEDLYEARNRLPMVYVEAVPVRLDPLGYVNEVGLLLQADEEGSMVRTLVSGRVLYRETIRAALIRHIEKDLGPLAFPQLPVSPVPFTVAEYLPSPSQTGFTDERQHAVAMVYVIPVTGECTPRQDALELTWMTPEEVLSPGVQAEFVGGRGALVRQAISYAGLGR; translated from the coding sequence ATGAGCGTGCGCACCCCTGACCCGTATCCCGGCTGGCTGTCCCCCGAGGACCTGTACGAGGCCCGCAACCGGCTGCCCATGGTCTACGTCGAGGCGGTCCCGGTGCGCCTGGATCCCCTCGGCTACGTCAACGAGGTGGGGCTGCTGCTGCAGGCAGACGAGGAAGGCTCCATGGTCCGGACCCTGGTGTCCGGGCGCGTGCTGTACCGCGAGACCATCCGCGCCGCGTTGATCCGCCACATCGAGAAGGATTTGGGGCCGCTCGCCTTCCCGCAGCTGCCGGTCAGCCCGGTCCCGTTCACGGTGGCGGAGTACCTGCCGTCGCCGTCCCAGACCGGCTTCACGGATGAACGCCAGCACGCCGTGGCCATGGTCTACGTGATCCCCGTGACGGGCGAATGCACGCCGCGGCAGGACGCGCTGGAGCTGACCTGGATGACGCCCGAAGAGGTGCTCAGCCCCGGCGTGCAGGCCGAGTTCGTGGGCGGCCGCGGCGCCCTGGTCCGCCAGGCGATCTCCTACGCCGGCCTGGGCCGCTGA
- a CDS encoding NADP-dependent oxidoreductase, translating to MKAMSYAVYGGPEVLELTERPVPKVAPGSVLVRVKAAGVNPVDWKIMAGGLDPFMDINFPVTPGWDVAGVVEAVGFDTPEFQVGDEVYSYGRRDTVQGGTFAELVALPAAIVAHKPAALSWEHAAALPLTGMTAQRTLDTLGVSPGETLLVHNGSGSVGRTAIQLAVLEGVRVIATASAKNHARLRQLGAEPVEYGPGLQDRVRELAPDGVDAAADFAGGVLEDTLALLKPGGRHASIADWTVLQHGGQYVWVRPDADELARLSLLVEAGALVVDVAQTFPLEQAADAFRASMSGHGAGKIVLTPFTP from the coding sequence ATGAAGGCCATGAGCTACGCCGTGTACGGCGGCCCCGAGGTCCTTGAATTGACTGAACGCCCGGTGCCCAAGGTGGCTCCCGGTTCCGTGCTGGTCCGGGTCAAGGCCGCCGGGGTGAACCCGGTGGACTGGAAAATCATGGCCGGCGGGCTCGACCCGTTCATGGACATCAACTTCCCGGTGACACCGGGCTGGGACGTGGCCGGCGTGGTCGAGGCGGTGGGCTTTGACACCCCCGAATTCCAGGTGGGCGACGAGGTGTATTCCTACGGCCGGCGCGACACCGTCCAGGGCGGCACCTTTGCCGAGCTTGTGGCGCTGCCCGCCGCAATCGTTGCGCACAAGCCCGCCGCGCTCAGCTGGGAGCATGCCGCGGCCCTTCCGCTGACCGGGATGACCGCCCAGCGCACCCTCGACACACTGGGCGTCAGCCCGGGCGAGACCCTCCTGGTCCACAACGGTTCCGGCAGCGTGGGCCGCACCGCCATCCAGTTGGCGGTGCTTGAGGGTGTGCGGGTCATCGCCACCGCGTCCGCGAAGAACCACGCACGCCTGCGCCAGCTCGGTGCGGAGCCGGTGGAGTACGGCCCCGGCCTGCAGGACCGCGTCCGGGAACTGGCCCCCGACGGCGTCGACGCCGCGGCCGATTTCGCCGGAGGTGTCCTGGAGGACACCCTCGCACTGCTGAAGCCCGGCGGACGGCACGCCTCCATTGCCGACTGGACGGTGCTACAGCACGGCGGGCAATACGTTTGGGTCCGGCCCGACGCCGACGAGCTGGCCCGCCTGTCCCTCTTGGTGGAGGCCGGCGCACTGGTTGTCGACGTCGCGCAAACGTTCCCGCTGGAACAGGCCGCCGACGCCTTCCGGGCGAGCATGTCCGGCCACGGCGCGGGCAAGATCGTCCTGACCCCCTTCACCCCCTAA
- a CDS encoding ketopantoate reductase family protein — protein sequence MKILIVGAGATGGYFGARLADAGRDVTFLVRERRAEFLRERGLRVAGLERELRIEPKVATAGQLGGTFDVVLLTVKAAGLQSAIADVAPAVGPETVIVPFLNGMAHMDALAEAFGAEKVLGSVVHLVGTIDAAGDIAVLRPLARWTLGEQGGDASERLARLVAEVSVPGIDVVPAQDGLDAMWQKWVFIVSAGVVTCLMRGPVGDIAAVPGGAGFVADVVAEAGAVAAAAGFPVSPGEQAETVAFLTEDGSDFTSSLYRDVTAGLPNEGEHIVGDFARRARSVGVDTPLVDLALLQLRVHEAGMARG from the coding sequence ATGAAAATTCTCATTGTGGGCGCAGGCGCCACCGGCGGCTATTTTGGTGCCCGGCTGGCCGACGCCGGCCGCGACGTCACCTTCCTGGTCCGTGAGCGGCGCGCCGAATTCCTGCGGGAGCGGGGACTGCGCGTGGCCGGCCTGGAGCGGGAGCTGCGCATCGAGCCAAAGGTGGCCACGGCGGGGCAGCTGGGTGGGACGTTCGACGTCGTCCTTCTCACCGTGAAGGCTGCCGGGCTCCAAAGCGCCATCGCCGATGTGGCCCCGGCCGTTGGGCCCGAGACCGTGATCGTGCCGTTTTTGAACGGGATGGCGCACATGGATGCGCTCGCGGAGGCGTTTGGGGCGGAGAAGGTGCTGGGGTCCGTGGTGCATTTGGTGGGCACGATCGATGCGGCCGGCGACATTGCGGTGCTGCGGCCGCTGGCGCGGTGGACGCTGGGGGAGCAGGGCGGCGACGCGTCGGAACGCCTGGCACGGCTGGTGGCGGAGGTCTCGGTGCCGGGCATCGATGTGGTCCCGGCGCAGGATGGCCTCGACGCGATGTGGCAGAAGTGGGTGTTCATCGTCTCCGCCGGCGTGGTGACGTGCCTGATGCGCGGGCCCGTGGGCGACATCGCCGCGGTTCCCGGCGGTGCCGGTTTTGTGGCCGACGTCGTGGCGGAGGCCGGTGCGGTGGCGGCGGCTGCCGGGTTCCCGGTGTCCCCGGGGGAGCAGGCGGAGACGGTGGCCTTCCTGACCGAAGACGGGTCCGACTTCACGTCCTCGCTGTACCGCGACGTCACGGCCGGGCTGCCCAACGAGGGGGAACACATCGTGGGCGACTTCGCCCGCAGGGCGCGCAGCGTTGGCGTGGACACACCTCTGGTGGACCTGGCCCTGCTGCAGCTGCGCGTCCACGAGGCGGGGATGGCCCGGGGCTAA